Proteins encoded within one genomic window of Prauserella marina:
- a CDS encoding dienelactone hydrolase family protein has protein sequence MAHQIDTSTIKIDELNAYLSVPEGGGEAGMLLLPMITGIGEQVRQFADDIARSGVTALSWDPWHGPSLDDTPRERLAELMSRLDDETCLAEMERLLGHMRAELGLTKVGVIGWCLGGRFALILGARQRELVNVVAYHPTVPGTPASNHTVDAVEHAARIEAPVMMLYPGQDSIVPWESFSRLQTALQSRTVGASIVHVYPAAEHGFSDRARHAKHANAEAYAVSWPQALDFIGTTTR, from the coding sequence ATGGCACACCAGATCGATACTTCCACGATCAAGATCGACGAGCTGAACGCCTACCTTTCGGTCCCGGAAGGCGGTGGCGAGGCCGGGATGCTGTTGCTGCCGATGATCACCGGAATCGGTGAGCAGGTCAGGCAATTCGCCGACGACATCGCGCGCTCCGGCGTGACCGCGCTGAGCTGGGACCCGTGGCACGGCCCCAGCCTCGACGACACGCCACGCGAGCGGCTTGCCGAACTCATGAGCAGGCTCGACGACGAAACCTGCCTCGCCGAGATGGAGCGGCTGCTCGGCCACATGCGCGCAGAACTGGGCCTGACCAAGGTCGGGGTGATCGGCTGGTGCCTCGGCGGCCGGTTCGCCCTGATCCTCGGAGCGAGGCAGCGGGAGCTGGTCAACGTGGTCGCCTACCACCCGACCGTGCCGGGGACTCCCGCGTCCAACCACACGGTCGACGCCGTCGAGCACGCGGCACGAATCGAGGCGCCGGTGATGATGCTGTACCCGGGACAGGACTCGATCGTGCCGTGGGAAAGCTTCTCCCGGTTGCAGACGGCACTACAGTCGCGCACCGTCGGCGCGAGCATCGTGCACGTGTACCCGGCCGCCGAGCACGGGTTCAGCGACCGTGCCAGGCATGCCAAGCACGCCAACGCCGAGGCTTACGCCGTGTCATGGCCACAGGCGCTCGACTTCATCGGCACGACGACCCGTTGA
- a CDS encoding FAD-dependent monooxygenase, with amino-acid sequence MSRPESAIVIGGGIGGLSAAIGLRAIGVPVTVYERGEGTALGAGITLWPNAQYALAELGLGPRLDALYPPGPNSSLRDSRGRRLTHVDEADFVHTNGRGLMGVHRAELADLLRSALPEGTVRFRTPVGSVAPDGTVGFPDGTTESADLVVAADGIRGTARAALWPEHAATRYTGFTAFRAVVDDRQNHARGITLGPGTEFGSVPLTGGKRYWYASLFAPRGLPYGPAKEFLTGHLAHWHPGVRDLVESTAPEAILRHELRVLASPLPSFVSGKVAVLGDAAHAMTPFLGQGGCQAIEDAVVLAASVGKAATIEEALRAYDAERRPRTSAITRASAMAGMISNRPRNRVVVALRDGALRASNLLPVSARRGPVSAATGWRPPTLPPR; translated from the coding sequence ATGAGCCGACCGGAAAGCGCGATCGTCATCGGCGGCGGCATCGGGGGGCTGAGCGCGGCGATCGGACTGCGTGCGATCGGTGTGCCGGTAACCGTGTACGAGCGAGGTGAGGGCACCGCGCTCGGCGCGGGTATCACACTGTGGCCCAACGCTCAGTACGCGCTCGCCGAACTCGGCCTCGGTCCCCGGCTCGACGCCCTCTACCCGCCGGGACCGAACTCCTCGCTCCGGGACAGCCGTGGCAGACGGCTCACCCACGTCGACGAAGCGGACTTCGTGCACACCAACGGGCGAGGACTGATGGGCGTCCACAGGGCGGAACTGGCCGACCTGCTCAGGTCGGCGCTGCCGGAGGGCACGGTGCGCTTTCGCACACCGGTCGGCTCGGTCGCCCCGGACGGTACCGTCGGCTTCCCTGACGGCACAACGGAATCGGCGGACCTCGTCGTGGCCGCCGACGGCATCCGCGGCACCGCGAGGGCGGCACTGTGGCCGGAGCACGCGGCCACCCGCTACACCGGCTTCACCGCGTTCAGGGCGGTCGTCGACGACAGGCAGAACCACGCGAGGGGCATCACGCTCGGACCCGGAACGGAATTCGGTTCCGTGCCGCTCACGGGAGGCAAAAGGTACTGGTATGCCTCGCTGTTCGCGCCGCGAGGGTTGCCGTACGGGCCGGCGAAGGAGTTCCTGACCGGCCACCTCGCGCACTGGCACCCGGGCGTGCGCGACCTGGTCGAGTCGACCGCGCCGGAGGCGATCCTCCGGCACGAACTCAGGGTGCTCGCCAGCCCGCTGCCCTCCTTCGTCTCGGGAAAGGTCGCCGTGCTCGGCGACGCGGCGCACGCCATGACCCCGTTCCTCGGACAAGGCGGTTGCCAAGCCATCGAGGACGCCGTCGTACTCGCGGCCTCGGTGGGCAAAGCCGCGACGATCGAAGAGGCACTGCGCGCCTACGACGCCGAGCGCAGGCCCCGGACCAGTGCCATCACCCGTGCCTCCGCGATGGCGGGCATGATCAGCAACCGGCCGCGCAACCGGGTCGTCGTCGCGCTGCGCGATGGCGCGCTGCGGGCGTCGAACCTGCTTCCGGTGTCCGCGCGGCGAGGCCCGGTCTCCGCGGCGACCGGCTGGCGGCCGCCCACACTGCCGCCGCGGTGA
- a CDS encoding ion transporter — protein sequence MTTGVPNRRSSPRSTLLDIVMLLLAAFSVALLTYVTFFSSSPETAHTVFIIDTSICGVFFLEFLWRWRAARWDKRFPLRNWYEILGMIPIAHPALRGFRLLRIIVVLVRLARTADRAFGERFTQRLVERFSKPIVQAIKKPITIAVLDEVVKVLETGNYPENMARSLNDNKEMLREIVTEKLKNDRQAGRLAKLPFHDEVVKSIVDTTIRVILDVLADERIDRFFAEVVRENREQIREAVQLGLHENDDAELASTLPARPQRELYD from the coding sequence ATGACCACCGGTGTGCCGAATCGACGTTCCTCACCCAGGTCAACCCTGCTCGACATCGTGATGCTGTTGCTGGCCGCCTTTTCGGTCGCGCTGCTCACCTACGTCACGTTCTTCTCCTCGTCGCCGGAGACGGCGCACACCGTGTTCATCATCGACACCAGCATCTGTGGGGTCTTCTTCCTCGAATTCCTGTGGCGCTGGCGGGCGGCCCGCTGGGACAAGCGGTTTCCGTTGCGGAACTGGTACGAGATCCTCGGTATGATCCCCATCGCGCATCCAGCGCTGCGCGGCTTCCGGCTGTTGCGGATCATCGTCGTGCTCGTGCGCCTCGCCCGCACCGCGGACAGGGCGTTCGGGGAACGGTTCACCCAGCGTCTCGTCGAACGCTTCTCGAAGCCGATCGTGCAGGCCATCAAGAAGCCCATCACGATCGCCGTGCTCGACGAGGTGGTCAAGGTTTTGGAGACGGGCAACTACCCGGAGAACATGGCGCGCTCGCTCAACGACAACAAGGAAATGTTGCGCGAGATCGTGACGGAGAAGCTCAAGAACGACCGGCAGGCGGGCAGGCTCGCCAAGCTTCCCTTTCACGACGAGGTCGTCAAGTCCATTGTGGATACCACGATCAGGGTGATCCTCGACGTGCTCGCCGACGAGCGCATCGACCGGTTCTTCGCCGAAGTGGTCAGGGAGAACAGGGAACAGATCAGGGAAGCCGTTCAGCTCGGCCTTCACGAGAACGACGACGCCGAACTGGCGAGCACACTTCCGGCGAGACCGCAGCGCGAGCTGTACGACTGA
- a CDS encoding alpha/beta fold hydrolase — translation MISGAPVHALAPGGRVLSGLDFGPPDGDPVLFIAGAATGKSMSFGGDLRRSANIRLLTMDRPGMGSSAVHSDRTLGSTVEDYLTFVEGVLGREDVRIPVVANSQGSVFALGAALAGWVSRLVLVSPADELAHPAIHAMLPPEATRLADLVRTNPAEAARVLGTFTAETMESMVLEGADDIDRAHYTEPGFLSVYRRSLAEGFANEGAGYVRDTLIAMRPWELPLGDLRLPVTILFGARDAGHSPDNGATLARRIPAARREVRNDAGGALLWSHSDVVLRSLRTS, via the coding sequence ATGATCTCAGGAGCCCCCGTCCACGCCCTCGCTCCCGGCGGACGCGTGTTGTCAGGGCTGGACTTCGGTCCCCCTGACGGGGATCCCGTCCTGTTCATCGCGGGTGCCGCGACGGGCAAGAGCATGAGTTTCGGCGGTGATCTCCGCCGCTCGGCGAACATCCGCCTGCTCACCATGGACCGGCCGGGCATGGGCAGCTCGGCAGTCCACAGTGACCGGACGCTCGGCTCGACCGTCGAGGACTACCTGACCTTCGTCGAAGGCGTACTCGGCCGCGAGGATGTCAGGATCCCCGTTGTGGCGAACTCGCAGGGAAGTGTCTTCGCGCTCGGCGCCGCCCTCGCGGGCTGGGTGTCCCGGTTGGTTCTCGTGTCGCCGGCCGACGAACTCGCGCATCCGGCCATCCACGCGATGCTCCCCCCTGAGGCGACCCGGCTGGCCGATCTCGTACGAACGAACCCGGCAGAGGCGGCCAGGGTCCTGGGTACGTTCACAGCCGAGACGATGGAGTCGATGGTCCTCGAAGGGGCGGACGACATCGATCGCGCCCACTACACGGAACCGGGCTTTCTCAGTGTCTACCGGCGCTCGCTCGCCGAGGGATTCGCGAACGAAGGGGCCGGATACGTCCGGGACACTCTGATCGCGATGCGGCCATGGGAACTGCCGCTGGGCGACCTCCGGCTTCCGGTGACCATCCTGTTCGGCGCCCGCGATGCGGGCCATTCACCGGACAACGGGGCGACGCTCGCTCGTCGCATCCCTGCTGCCCGTCGCGAGGTACGAAACGACGCGGGCGGCGCACTGCTCTGGTCTCATTCGGACGTGGTCCTGAGGTCCCTCCGTACCAGCTGA
- the hrpB gene encoding ATP-dependent helicase HrpB, with product MIETDLPIGAVLSDVHAALDGHGAAVLVAPPGTGKTTIVPLSLAERDSGRIVVAEPRRLATRAAALRMAALLGEDVGGTVGYSVRGERKVSARTRIEVVTSGLLVRRVQADPELPGVSTVLIDECHERHLDADLLLALLVDVRGGLREDLRLLATSATVAADTLATLLGDAPVVTANATTYPVTVEHIAPARHERIEATVARAVGKALATTEGDVLAFLPGAGEIARARRVLDNLGEVDVLTLHGKLAASGQDAALTPGPRRRVVLATAIAESSLTVPGVRAVVDAGLARVPRVDHRRGLPGLATVRVSAAVAEQRAGRAGRQGPGTVFRCWPAHEQASLPPYPEPEIRTAELSSLALELACWSTPDGSGLAWWDRPPEGALAAGRALLRTLEATAPDGTVTRRGRRMAALGLHPRLARALLDGASEVGARAAAEVVALLDGGASGVDVEDELRRLRRSADGKRWRRDVDRLASLVPDGDGTPDPAFVVALAHPERLARRRKGGAPVYLLASGTAAELRDAGGLADAEWLAVAEATREPGRAHAVIRLAARADEKLARTVAAAQLTETEEVTWADGDVLARKIQRLGAITLAETPLPDPDSAAVRAALLTGIRKEGLGLLRWTDDATRLAHRLAFLHERLGQPWPDVSEQALLSEVDVWLAAELSTATGRADLGRIAVEPALRGLLSWREAARLDELAPDRLTVPSGSRIRVDYSSGSPVLAVKLQETFGWLTTPKVAGGTVPVVLHLLSPAGRPAAVTSDLASFWKQGYLAVRAELRGRYPKHPWPEDPMTAPPARGTRRRT from the coding sequence ATGATCGAAACGGACCTGCCGATCGGCGCCGTCCTCTCCGACGTGCACGCAGCGCTGGACGGACACGGTGCCGCCGTGCTCGTCGCACCGCCCGGCACGGGCAAGACGACGATTGTTCCGCTCTCCCTCGCCGAACGTGACTCCGGCCGCATCGTGGTCGCCGAACCACGCAGGCTCGCCACCCGCGCGGCCGCCCTGCGCATGGCGGCCCTGCTCGGCGAGGACGTCGGCGGCACCGTCGGCTATTCGGTGCGCGGTGAGCGCAAGGTCTCCGCCCGCACTCGGATCGAAGTGGTGACCTCGGGACTCCTGGTCCGCAGGGTGCAGGCCGACCCCGAACTGCCCGGCGTCTCCACCGTGCTGATCGACGAATGCCACGAACGACACCTCGACGCCGACCTGCTGCTGGCCCTGCTCGTCGACGTGCGTGGCGGGCTGCGGGAGGACCTGCGCCTGCTCGCGACGTCGGCGACCGTCGCCGCCGACACCCTCGCCACGCTACTCGGCGACGCTCCCGTCGTCACCGCGAACGCCACGACGTACCCGGTGACGGTCGAGCACATCGCGCCCGCGAGGCACGAGCGGATCGAGGCGACGGTGGCCAGAGCGGTCGGGAAGGCGCTGGCTACGACGGAAGGCGACGTACTGGCTTTTCTGCCTGGTGCTGGGGAGATCGCCCGCGCAAGGCGGGTACTCGACAACCTCGGCGAGGTCGATGTCCTTACCCTGCACGGGAAGCTGGCGGCTTCGGGGCAGGACGCCGCGCTGACGCCGGGGCCGCGTCGCAGGGTCGTGCTGGCGACCGCGATCGCCGAATCCAGCCTGACCGTGCCGGGTGTCCGCGCCGTCGTCGACGCGGGGCTGGCGAGAGTCCCCCGCGTCGATCACCGAAGAGGGCTGCCGGGGCTGGCGACGGTCAGGGTGTCCGCCGCGGTCGCCGAGCAGCGGGCCGGGCGCGCGGGCAGGCAAGGCCCCGGGACCGTATTCCGCTGCTGGCCTGCGCACGAACAGGCGAGCCTTCCGCCCTATCCGGAGCCGGAGATCAGGACGGCCGAGCTGTCGAGCCTGGCGCTCGAACTGGCCTGCTGGTCCACTCCGGACGGTTCTGGCCTCGCGTGGTGGGACCGGCCTCCCGAGGGCGCGCTGGCCGCGGGAAGAGCGCTGCTGCGCACGCTGGAGGCAACGGCACCGGACGGCACGGTCACGCGGCGAGGCAGGCGGATGGCCGCGCTCGGTCTGCACCCCCGGCTCGCGAGGGCGCTGCTCGACGGGGCGAGTGAGGTCGGCGCGCGCGCGGCGGCCGAGGTCGTCGCGCTGCTCGACGGCGGAGCGTCCGGTGTGGACGTCGAGGACGAACTGCGCAGGCTCCGGCGCTCGGCCGACGGCAAGCGATGGCGTCGTGACGTCGACCGGCTGGCCTCGCTCGTTCCGGACGGCGACGGCACCCCGGATCCGGCATTCGTGGTCGCGCTCGCCCACCCGGAACGGCTCGCGCGGCGGAGAAAGGGCGGAGCGCCGGTGTACCTGCTGGCGAGTGGTACGGCGGCCGAACTGCGCGACGCGGGCGGCCTCGCAGACGCCGAATGGCTCGCCGTCGCGGAGGCGACGAGGGAACCGGGGCGGGCGCACGCGGTGATCCGCCTCGCCGCGAGGGCCGACGAGAAACTGGCCCGCACGGTCGCGGCGGCCCAGCTCACCGAAACGGAGGAGGTCACCTGGGCCGACGGCGACGTGCTCGCGAGGAAGATCCAAAGGCTCGGTGCGATCACGCTCGCCGAAACACCGCTGCCTGACCCCGATTCCGCCGCCGTCAGGGCCGCGCTGCTCACCGGCATTCGCAAGGAAGGGCTGGGGCTACTGCGCTGGACCGACGACGCGACGAGACTCGCCCACCGGCTCGCGTTCCTGCACGAGCGGCTCGGACAGCCGTGGCCCGACGTGAGCGAACAGGCGCTTCTGTCCGAAGTGGACGTGTGGCTCGCCGCTGAGCTGTCGACGGCCACCGGCAGAGCCGATCTCGGCAGGATCGCCGTGGAACCCGCCCTGCGCGGATTGCTCAGCTGGCGAGAAGCGGCCCGCCTGGACGAGCTGGCGCCGGACCGGCTGACCGTGCCGTCCGGTTCCCGGATCAGGGTCGACTATTCGAGCGGATCTCCCGTCCTCGCGGTGAAGCTTCAGGAGACGTTCGGCTGGCTGACAACGCCCAAGGTCGCCGGAGGAACGGTTCCCGTCGTGCTGCACCTGCTGTCCCCCGCCGGCAGACCCGCGGCGGTGACCTCGGACCTCGCGTCGTTCTGGAAGCAGGGCTACCTCGCCGTCAGGGCTGAGCTTCGCGGACGCTATCCGAAACATCCGTGGCCGGAGGATCCCATGACCGCTCCTCCCGCCAGGGGAACTCGGAGGCGAACCTGA
- a CDS encoding DsbA family protein, with amino-acid sequence MGGAERTARKRRQEQQRSTGSQVVAKARGKKDTKKIIAAVVAVVVLAGVVVGGIVWTNASKNATEGQTIQAADGAAATHDYPERRDGLVVVTGNPEASTTIDVYADFLCPVCGQFEQAYGEQIKQKVGEGVLQVRTHMVPMLVEASDPPGYSLDAANAALLAADEGKFTAFHDSLFANQPEEGKRGYDKEQLIQLGRDVGITSKAFADGVRNGTFDGQLIEEMKRIAADPSLEQTFPDGQRGFGTPTVVSDGSIVSFSDAQWLDKLLAN; translated from the coding sequence GTGGGCGGAGCGGAGCGAACCGCGCGCAAGCGAAGGCAAGAGCAGCAGCGATCGACCGGTTCCCAGGTCGTCGCCAAGGCCAGGGGCAAGAAGGACACGAAGAAGATCATCGCCGCCGTGGTCGCGGTGGTCGTGCTGGCCGGTGTCGTCGTCGGTGGCATCGTGTGGACGAACGCGTCGAAGAACGCGACCGAGGGCCAGACCATCCAGGCAGCGGATGGTGCCGCGGCGACGCACGACTACCCCGAGCGGCGGGACGGTCTCGTCGTGGTCACCGGCAACCCCGAAGCCTCGACCACCATCGACGTCTACGCGGACTTCCTGTGCCCCGTCTGCGGTCAGTTCGAGCAAGCCTACGGTGAGCAGATCAAGCAGAAGGTCGGCGAGGGCGTGCTCCAGGTGCGGACCCACATGGTTCCGATGCTCGTCGAAGCCTCCGACCCGCCCGGTTACTCACTCGACGCGGCCAACGCGGCGCTGCTGGCCGCCGACGAGGGCAAGTTCACCGCTTTCCACGACAGCCTCTTCGCCAACCAGCCGGAGGAAGGCAAGCGAGGCTACGACAAGGAACAGCTCATCCAGCTCGGCCGCGACGTGGGCATCACGAGCAAGGCATTCGCCGACGGCGTCCGCAACGGCACGTTCGACGGCCAGCTCATCGAGGAAATGAAGCGGATCGCCGCCGATCCCTCGCTGGAACAGACCTTCCCCGATGGGCAGCGTGGTTTCGGAACGCCCACCGTCGTGTCCGACGGTTCCATCGTGTCCTTCTCCGACGCCCAGTGGCTGGACAAGCTGCTGGCCAACTGA
- a CDS encoding DUF368 domain-containing protein, with protein MTKSSERDRAAHSWPRYGIDIVRGALIGTVETVPGVSGGTVALVVRVYDTVITSAGHLFSGLLRAASDLPRRRGWSRAADEFRAVQWRVVVPLVFGMLAALLLMARFMEGWVEDYPVQTRALFFGMVLASLWVPFSLSTQTSREPGVKARWGWRDGVVAAGTAALAYVVVSLPPGEVSVTPPVIVLAAAVAVSALVIPGLSGSFLLLSIGLYETTLSAVNNRDLGYLALFALGAVIGLASVAKLLQWLLAHRPRITLVVLTGLMAGSLRALWPWQDDDRALLAPGEHSGTALALALLGLTIVLTVLLVEHRMRTAAGREANPVGQPPTGTPGR; from the coding sequence GTGACGAAATCGTCCGAACGCGACCGGGCGGCGCACTCGTGGCCGAGATATGGCATCGACATCGTGCGGGGCGCGCTGATCGGTACCGTGGAAACCGTTCCGGGCGTCAGTGGCGGCACGGTCGCACTCGTGGTTCGCGTCTACGACACCGTGATCACCTCGGCCGGTCATCTGTTCTCCGGCCTCCTTCGTGCGGCGTCCGATCTCCCGCGTCGTCGCGGATGGTCACGTGCGGCCGACGAGTTCCGTGCCGTCCAATGGCGCGTTGTCGTGCCGCTGGTTTTCGGGATGCTCGCCGCGCTGCTGCTCATGGCCCGGTTCATGGAGGGATGGGTCGAGGACTACCCCGTACAGACCCGTGCCCTGTTCTTCGGCATGGTCCTGGCTTCGCTGTGGGTGCCGTTTTCGCTGAGTACCCAGACGTCGCGGGAACCCGGTGTCAAAGCACGGTGGGGATGGCGCGACGGCGTCGTCGCGGCCGGGACTGCCGCGCTGGCCTATGTCGTGGTGAGCCTGCCGCCGGGAGAGGTCAGTGTCACGCCGCCGGTCATCGTTCTCGCGGCGGCCGTAGCGGTGTCCGCACTGGTGATACCTGGCCTGTCCGGATCGTTTCTCCTCCTGAGCATCGGCCTCTACGAGACCACCCTCTCGGCGGTCAACAACCGAGATCTCGGCTACCTTGCACTGTTCGCGCTTGGCGCGGTCATAGGGCTCGCCTCGGTCGCCAAACTGCTGCAGTGGCTGCTGGCGCATCGTCCGCGCATCACCCTGGTGGTCCTGACCGGGTTGATGGCGGGCAGTCTCCGGGCGCTGTGGCCATGGCAGGACGACGACCGCGCGCTGCTCGCGCCCGGCGAGCACTCCGGCACCGCGCTGGCACTGGCGCTACTCGGGCTGACGATCGTCCTCACGGTGTTGCTCGTCGAGCACCGCATGAGGACCGCCGCCGGGCGGGAAGCGAACCCGGTGGGCCAGCCGCCGACTGGCACGCCCGGCAGGTGA
- a CDS encoding SigE family RNA polymerase sigma factor, with translation MDEQAMEVWIADNGDALLGFAYLVTGDHDQAADAVQEALTAAYPRWSRITATGDPARYLRRCVINGRTSRWRRVLRHEHLTADLPAHADTHLNDHADMVVTVAEVQQLCQRLPLRQRAAIVLRYYDDLPDADIAQILGCSVSTVRSQIHHALQSLRRWATAEQETS, from the coding sequence GTGGACGAGCAGGCCATGGAAGTCTGGATCGCGGACAACGGTGATGCCCTGCTGGGGTTCGCTTACCTCGTCACCGGCGACCACGACCAAGCCGCTGACGCCGTGCAGGAAGCCCTCACCGCCGCCTACCCACGATGGTCACGCATCACCGCAACCGGCGACCCCGCCCGATATTTGCGTCGCTGCGTCATCAATGGCCGCACATCCCGCTGGCGACGAGTACTGCGCCACGAACACCTCACCGCCGACCTCCCCGCACACGCGGACACCCACCTGAACGATCACGCCGACATGGTGGTCACGGTGGCCGAGGTGCAGCAACTGTGCCAGCGATTGCCGTTGCGGCAACGCGCGGCGATCGTGCTGCGCTACTACGACGACCTCCCCGACGCCGATATCGCCCAGATCCTGGGGTGCTCGGTCAGCACGGTGCGTTCCCAGATCCACCACGCGCTCCAGTCGCTACGCCGCTGGGCGACTGCGGAACAGGAGACATCATGA
- a CDS encoding recombinase family protein: MSRAGRMRTRPRVQMWWYCWRHTRLGVGTPWRDQRRNGVATKPPAHSKTSTRYESASTSGVPPTTPPARTPTARAATRLAAARAGLIDVSLVYRADRFSQNLSDMVTLLDELEECGVVLRSAAEPFDTATPMGRMLVQILGLFARFERDTIIDRVINGMERIHADAKTRCHPRAYQLLPHPMQS; the protein is encoded by the coding sequence ATGTCTCGTGCCGGGCGCATGCGCACCAGACCACGAGTTCAAATGTGGTGGTACTGCTGGCGCCACACCAGACTGGGAGTCGGCACACCATGGCGCGATCAGCGACGAAACGGCGTGGCCACAAAACCACCCGCACACTCGAAGACCTCGACACGGTACGAGTCGGCATCTACGTCCGGCGTTCCACCGACGACGCCTCCGGCCCGAACACCGACCGCCCGGGCCGCAACGCGACTCGCCGCCGCACGCGCCGGGCTCATCGACGTATCGCTGGTCTACCGGGCAGATCGGTTCTCCCAGAACCTGTCCGACATGGTGACCCTGCTCGATGAACTGGAAGAGTGCGGCGTGGTGCTCCGCTCGGCCGCCGAACCGTTCGACACCGCCACCCCCATGGGCCGGATGCTGGTGCAAATACTCGGCTTGTTCGCCCGGTTCGAACGCGACACCATCATCGACCGCGTCATCAACGGCATGGAACGCATACACGCCGACGCAAAGACACGCTGTCACCCGCGCGCTTACCAACTTCTACCGCACCCAATGCAGAGCTAA
- a CDS encoding LCP family protein, with product MTDNTEDLIRKAFEAEADRATDSRAVLAELERRKPRRRLRAPIALAAFAVLLIAAVGIAVPQVLRDQAPPAAASAADQNVLVAGLDDNGSADSIVLAHLGKDGSASAIMLPRDAVVDIPGHGQGTLSSAYRLGGADKLVATVRVLTGTAVDHYAIVDMPGVAQLSTAVGGVPVCLRAPTNDSITGFSLAEGTHTLSGTQALAFLRQRNGLPNGDLDRIARLQVFLRSLVKQTLGKLSDSRVVAAVQDSVHTDPGWNPLEAADMLRGTLSTATIPLAAAEVPTPTGGAGIGIEPEQVRQFVRDFTAAPPPADDAECVN from the coding sequence ATGACCGACAACACCGAAGACCTGATTCGCAAGGCGTTCGAGGCCGAGGCCGACCGTGCCACCGATTCGCGTGCGGTGCTCGCCGAATTGGAGCGGCGCAAGCCCCGCAGGCGACTTCGCGCGCCGATCGCGCTCGCCGCGTTCGCCGTGCTGCTCATCGCCGCTGTGGGAATCGCCGTTCCGCAGGTGTTGCGTGACCAGGCACCGCCGGCCGCCGCGTCCGCGGCCGACCAGAACGTGCTCGTCGCTGGGCTGGATGACAACGGATCCGCCGACTCGATCGTGCTCGCCCACCTCGGCAAGGACGGCTCGGCGTCGGCGATCATGCTGCCGCGCGACGCGGTGGTGGACATCCCGGGCCACGGCCAGGGCACGCTCAGTTCGGCCTACCGGCTCGGTGGGGCCGACAAGCTGGTGGCCACGGTGCGAGTGCTCACCGGCACCGCTGTCGACCACTACGCGATCGTCGACATGCCAGGGGTGGCGCAACTCAGTACGGCCGTCGGCGGGGTGCCGGTGTGCTTGCGCGCTCCGACGAACGACTCGATCACCGGCTTCTCGCTGGCCGAGGGCACCCATACCCTGTCGGGCACACAGGCGCTGGCGTTCCTCCGGCAGCGAAACGGCCTGCCGAACGGGGACCTTGACCGGATCGCGCGACTCCAGGTGTTCCTGCGGTCGCTGGTGAAGCAGACGCTCGGGAAGCTCTCCGACAGTCGTGTGGTCGCCGCCGTCCAGGACAGCGTGCACACGGATCCAGGTTGGAACCCGCTGGAGGCCGCGGACATGCTGCGCGGCACTCTCAGCACCGCCACCATCCCGCTCGCCGCCGCGGAAGTCCCGACGCCCACCGGCGGTGCTGGTATCGGTATCGAGCCGGAGCAGGTGCGACAGTTCGTGCGGGACTTCACCGCCGCTCCGCCACCGGCGGACGACGCGGAGTGCGTGAACTAG
- a CDS encoding SigE family RNA polymerase sigma factor yields MPERFEQFVVGRLGWLLRYATALTCDPHLAQDVVQEVLLRAQTRWERISAMRAPDAYLRRMVTNEYLSWRRLRAARTVASAHSTLDEIGTPTDDHAHRYAERDAMRGRIAKLPRKQRAAILLRYYEDCTDEEIAEVLGCTSGTVRSHISRALSALRAGETRLSATEAIS; encoded by the coding sequence GTGCCGGAACGCTTCGAGCAGTTCGTCGTCGGCCGGTTGGGCTGGCTCCTGCGCTACGCCACCGCGCTGACCTGCGATCCGCATCTCGCACAGGATGTCGTGCAGGAGGTGCTGCTGAGGGCACAGACCCGCTGGGAACGTATCTCGGCCATGCGCGCGCCGGACGCCTACCTGCGGCGCATGGTGACCAACGAGTACCTGTCATGGCGGCGCCTGCGCGCGGCCCGCACCGTCGCCTCGGCGCACAGCACCCTGGACGAGATCGGCACCCCGACCGACGACCACGCACACCGCTACGCCGAACGCGACGCGATGCGCGGGCGGATAGCGAAGCTGCCACGTAAACAAAGGGCAGCGATCCTGTTGCGCTACTACGAGGACTGCACAGACGAGGAGATCGCCGAGGTGCTCGGCTGCACCAGCGGCACGGTCCGAAGTCACATCTCTCGCGCGCTGAGTGCGTTGCGCGCCGGGGAAACCCGTCTTTCCGCCACGGAGGCCATTTCATGA